From Cloacibacillus sp. An23, the proteins below share one genomic window:
- a CDS encoding (2Fe-2S) ferredoxin domain-containing protein produces MLSIRICNGTSCYLKGAYNVLQYFQHEIENRKLHDKIDISGSFCLGNCEHGVSVEIDGKIYSVSPENAHKFFEETVMPLVK; encoded by the coding sequence ATGCTTTCGATAAGAATATGCAACGGGACCTCGTGCTACCTCAAGGGCGCGTACAACGTCCTGCAGTACTTCCAGCACGAGATAGAGAACAGAAAGCTGCACGACAAGATAGACATATCCGGCTCCTTCTGCCTCGGCAACTGCGAGCACGGCGTGTCCGTGGAGATAGACGGAAAGATATACAGCGTCTCGCCGGAGAACGCGCACAAATTTTTTGAAGAGACAGTAATGCCGCTCGTGAAGTAA
- a CDS encoding DUF4241 domain-containing protein, whose translation MPGKEEKSPLQAAFAKNLKFLNHESYPEDFFRGFFDGRLTTVAAGAVDFPTGRVVLADPLCYLGTKYETRLDRVIPAGSYDVELAILRSPVAGIRVAAARLAISEAPVVSREIAMPEGRKLEELGQPGVWTFFGVDAGLACFADARTAEEYREFAARWREKNPEGDIYNDYFARLFAESAAARPDVQNGYGDFIAWRVPGGSRLTMFSSGLGDGIYSAYWGLDAGGSPAELVIPFMNPEFF comes from the coding sequence ATGCCGGGCAAAGAAGAAAAATCGCCGCTTCAGGCGGCGTTCGCAAAAAATCTTAAATTTTTGAATCACGAGAGCTATCCGGAAGATTTCTTCCGCGGCTTCTTCGACGGGAGGCTGACGACAGTCGCCGCCGGCGCGGTGGATTTCCCGACAGGGCGCGTCGTACTCGCAGACCCGCTATGCTACCTCGGCACGAAGTACGAGACAAGGCTCGACCGCGTCATACCCGCCGGAAGCTACGACGTTGAACTTGCGATACTGCGCTCGCCCGTTGCGGGAATCCGCGTCGCGGCGGCGCGGCTTGCGATAAGCGAAGCGCCAGTCGTCAGCCGCGAGATAGCGATGCCGGAAGGCCGCAAACTCGAAGAGCTCGGGCAGCCAGGCGTTTGGACGTTTTTCGGAGTGGACGCGGGGCTCGCCTGCTTCGCCGACGCTCGCACGGCGGAGGAGTACCGCGAGTTCGCCGCACGCTGGAGAGAAAAGAACCCGGAGGGCGATATTTACAATGATTACTTCGCGCGCCTGTTCGCAGAAAGCGCCGCGGCCCGTCCGGACGTCCAGAACGGTTACGGAGATTTCATCGCCTGGCGCGTCCCCGGCGGAAGCAGGCTCACGATGTTCTCCAGCGGGCTCGGCGACGGGATATACAGCGCATACTGGGGGCTCGACGCCGGCGGCTCCCCCGCGGAGCTCGTCATTCCTTTCATGAATCCCGAATTTTTCTAA
- the codB gene encoding cytosine permease, translated as MASEQAAVKRVEDSEWSLSAVPASMKVQGLWAAMVVLVGFTFFSPSMTAGGNLGIGLNLQKFFFSMVLGNAFLGVYCGLLGYIGQRTGLTLDLLAHRSFGSKGSYLPSALISFTQIGWFGVGVAMFAIPVAGLINNAVPMWALIVITGVIMTVTAYLGIKALAVLGSIAVPLIAVLGIYSVNWGINEVGGFMNVFAQNPDKPLSLAAGIAIVVGSFISGGTATPNFTRFARTPSVAVVATVVAFFVGNSIMMIFGAVGGAVTGVPDIFDILILQGLALPAVLTLGLNIWTTNNNALYTAGLGVSNITKIPNKPLVLVSGAIGTGLAVWLYYNFVGMLNLLSGMIPPVGAVLILHYFLHKDEYENDRPALREVNMPAILAVVAGSLVGIFVTTGIKPVNSLFVAALVFLIADRLCAKR; from the coding sequence ATGGCAAGTGAGCAGGCAGCGGTAAAAAGGGTAGAGGACAGCGAGTGGTCGCTCTCGGCGGTTCCGGCCTCGATGAAGGTGCAGGGGCTCTGGGCCGCGATGGTCGTCCTCGTCGGCTTCACGTTCTTCTCGCCGAGCATGACGGCGGGCGGCAACCTCGGCATCGGCCTCAATCTTCAGAAATTCTTCTTCTCGATGGTCTTGGGCAACGCCTTCCTCGGCGTCTACTGCGGGCTGCTCGGCTACATCGGCCAGCGCACGGGGCTCACGCTCGACCTTCTCGCGCATCGCTCGTTCGGCAGCAAAGGCTCGTACCTTCCCTCGGCCCTCATCAGCTTCACCCAGATAGGCTGGTTCGGAGTCGGCGTCGCGATGTTTGCGATACCGGTGGCCGGCCTTATCAACAACGCCGTCCCGATGTGGGCGCTCATAGTGATAACGGGCGTCATTATGACGGTCACGGCATACCTAGGCATCAAGGCGCTCGCCGTCCTCGGCAGCATCGCCGTCCCGCTCATCGCGGTGCTCGGCATTTACTCCGTAAACTGGGGCATAAACGAGGTCGGCGGATTCATGAACGTCTTCGCGCAGAACCCCGATAAACCGCTTTCCCTCGCGGCGGGCATCGCGATAGTCGTCGGTTCATTCATCTCGGGCGGCACCGCGACGCCGAACTTCACGCGCTTCGCGAGGACGCCCTCCGTCGCCGTCGTAGCGACCGTCGTCGCCTTCTTCGTAGGCAACTCGATAATGATGATTTTCGGAGCGGTCGGCGGAGCCGTCACCGGCGTGCCCGACATCTTCGACATACTTATACTTCAGGGACTCGCGCTTCCCGCCGTGCTCACGCTCGGCCTCAACATCTGGACGACGAACAACAACGCGCTTTACACCGCAGGCCTCGGCGTCTCGAATATCACGAAGATACCGAACAAGCCGCTCGTCCTTGTCAGCGGCGCGATAGGCACCGGCCTCGCCGTATGGCTCTACTACAACTTCGTCGGGATGCTGAACCTGCTCTCCGGCATGATACCACCCGTCGGCGCGGTGCTAATACTTCACTACTTCCTGCATAAGGACGAATACGAGAACGACAGGCCCGCGCTGCGCGAGGTCAACATGCCCGCGATACTCGCCGTAGTCGCAGGCTCGCTCGTCGGCATATTCGTCACGACCGGCATCAAGCCCGTCAACTCGCTCTTCGTCGCCGCTCTGGTCTTCCTTATCGCAGACCGCCTCTGTGCGAAGCGCTAA
- a CDS encoding [FeFe] hydrogenase, group A yields the protein MEQKKYMTIDGIPVEIDGEKNILEVIRKAGIQLPTFCYYSELSIYGACRMCMVENKWGGLDAACSTPPKEGMEIWTNTERLRKYRRMILELLLADHCRDCTTCHNNGKCKLQDLAMRFNIEGVRFPNGAAEPRRDDSSLCISRDHNKCILCGDCVRMCNEIQHVGAIDFANRGSKMTISTVFDIPIAESCCVGCGQCAAVCPTGAIVVKNDTAKVWKALDDKKARVSVQIAPAVRVAIGEEFGMGGGENAMGRIVAALRRMGFNEVFDTSTGADLTVLEESAEFLEKLAKGETDEMPLFTSCCPAWVSYCEKNEPEFAEYLSTCRSPMQMFASVIKEHHKHSPRKHYHVAVMPCTAKKGEAAREEFRSELGPDTDFVITTQELIQMIKESGIVFDELEPEAVDMPFGTMSGAGVIFGVTGGVTEAVLRRITSDKSPAALRAIAFKGERGNEGIKEAEVAYGDKTLKIAVVSGLGNAHKLLERIKAGEHYDFVEVMACPGGCVCGAGQPFALRGEKELRGKGLYSADRMSSIKRSEENPLMISLYNGLLKGKVHELLHVRYGSKEAE from the coding sequence TACCCGTCGAGATAGACGGCGAGAAAAACATCCTCGAGGTCATACGCAAAGCCGGCATACAGCTCCCGACCTTCTGCTACTACTCGGAGCTCTCCATCTACGGCGCCTGCCGCATGTGCATGGTCGAGAACAAATGGGGCGGCCTCGACGCCGCCTGCTCCACGCCGCCGAAAGAGGGCATGGAGATATGGACGAACACCGAGCGGCTGCGCAAGTACCGCCGGATGATACTCGAGCTGCTGCTCGCCGACCACTGCCGCGACTGCACGACCTGCCACAACAACGGCAAATGCAAGCTGCAGGACCTCGCGATGCGCTTCAACATCGAGGGCGTGCGCTTCCCGAACGGCGCTGCGGAGCCGAGGCGAGACGACTCGTCGCTCTGCATCTCGCGCGACCACAACAAGTGCATACTCTGCGGCGACTGCGTGAGGATGTGCAACGAGATACAGCACGTCGGAGCGATAGACTTCGCGAACCGCGGCTCGAAGATGACGATAAGCACCGTCTTCGACATTCCGATAGCGGAAAGCTGCTGCGTCGGCTGCGGCCAGTGCGCCGCCGTCTGCCCGACCGGAGCGATAGTCGTCAAGAACGACACTGCGAAGGTCTGGAAGGCGCTCGACGACAAAAAGGCGCGCGTCTCAGTACAGATAGCGCCCGCCGTGCGCGTCGCGATAGGCGAGGAGTTCGGCATGGGCGGCGGCGAGAACGCGATGGGCCGCATCGTCGCGGCGCTGCGCCGCATGGGCTTCAACGAAGTCTTCGACACTTCTACGGGAGCCGACCTCACGGTGCTCGAGGAGTCCGCCGAATTCCTCGAGAAGCTCGCGAAGGGCGAGACGGACGAAATGCCGCTCTTCACCTCCTGCTGCCCCGCGTGGGTGAGCTACTGCGAGAAGAACGAGCCCGAGTTCGCTGAGTACCTTTCGACCTGCCGCTCGCCGATGCAGATGTTCGCTTCCGTAATAAAGGAGCACCACAAACATTCGCCGCGCAAGCACTACCACGTCGCCGTCATGCCCTGCACCGCGAAGAAGGGCGAGGCCGCGCGCGAGGAATTCCGCAGCGAACTCGGCCCCGACACGGACTTCGTGATAACGACGCAGGAGCTGATACAGATGATAAAAGAATCCGGCATCGTATTCGACGAACTCGAGCCCGAGGCAGTTGACATGCCGTTCGGCACGATGAGCGGAGCCGGCGTCATCTTCGGCGTCACGGGCGGCGTCACTGAGGCCGTGCTGCGCCGCATAACCTCCGACAAATCGCCCGCCGCGCTGCGCGCGATAGCCTTCAAGGGCGAGCGCGGAAACGAGGGCATAAAAGAGGCCGAAGTGGCCTACGGGGACAAAACGCTGAAAATAGCGGTAGTCAGCGGCCTCGGCAACGCGCACAAGCTGCTCGAGCGCATAAAGGCCGGCGAGCATTACGACTTCGTCGAGGTCATGGCCTGCCCCGGCGGCTGCGTCTGCGGCGCCGGGCAGCCGTTCGCGCTGCGCGGTGAAAAGGAGCTGCGCGGCAAGGGCCTCTACTCCGCCGACAGGATGTCGAGCATCAAGCGCTCCGAGGAAAACCCGCTCATGATATCGCTCTACAACGGACTGCTCAAGGGCAAAGTACACGAGCTGCTGCACGTCCGTTACGGCTCGAAGGAGGCTGAGTAG
- the codA gene encoding cytosine deaminase yields the protein MLVKNIFIENSTEAKDIRVTDGKFEEIAQNLAPREGEEIVDGTGKLAIPPFIESHVHLDTCLTAGDPVWNLSGTLFEGIECWSKRKEKLTKEDVKERVRRAVRMQAGNGVQHVRTHVDVTDPTLVAMEAMIELREELKDFVNIQIVAFPQEGIMSYPNGEQLLEDSVKMGADCVGAIPHFEFTREYSVESVNYCMKIAEKYGKLVDVHCDEIDDEQSKGLETLACRALESGMKDMVTASHTTAMHSYNNAYCGKLFRLLRMSDINFVCNPLVNTHLQGRFDTYPRRRGVTRVKELLANGNNVSFGHDDIFDPWYPLGTGNMRDVIFMGLHVCQMMGYQEIMDSYRLCTYNAAKTLHLSGYGIAEGNDASFIILDGDNFYNALNRKGEVLRSYNKGRLIASAEPAKREILF from the coding sequence ATGCTCGTAAAAAACATATTCATAGAAAACTCGACCGAAGCCAAAGACATCCGCGTAACGGACGGAAAGTTTGAAGAAATTGCTCAGAACCTCGCGCCGCGCGAAGGCGAAGAGATCGTGGACGGAACCGGCAAGCTCGCCATTCCTCCCTTCATCGAGAGCCACGTCCACCTCGACACCTGCCTCACAGCCGGCGACCCCGTGTGGAACCTCTCCGGCACGCTCTTTGAGGGCATAGAGTGCTGGAGCAAACGCAAGGAAAAACTGACGAAAGAAGACGTTAAAGAGCGCGTGCGCCGCGCCGTGCGCATGCAGGCGGGCAACGGCGTCCAGCACGTCCGTACCCACGTAGACGTGACGGACCCGACGCTCGTAGCGATGGAGGCGATGATAGAGCTCCGCGAAGAGCTCAAAGATTTCGTCAACATCCAGATAGTCGCCTTCCCGCAGGAGGGGATCATGAGCTACCCGAACGGCGAGCAGCTTCTCGAGGATTCCGTCAAAATGGGCGCGGACTGCGTAGGCGCGATACCGCACTTCGAGTTCACGCGCGAGTACTCCGTCGAGTCCGTCAACTACTGCATGAAGATAGCGGAGAAGTACGGCAAACTCGTGGACGTCCACTGCGACGAGATAGACGACGAACAGTCCAAGGGGCTCGAGACCCTGGCCTGCCGCGCGCTCGAAAGCGGCATGAAGGACATGGTGACGGCGAGCCACACGACCGCGATGCACAGCTACAACAACGCCTACTGCGGCAAGCTCTTCCGTCTGCTTCGCATGAGCGACATAAACTTCGTCTGCAACCCGCTCGTCAACACGCACCTCCAGGGGCGCTTCGACACATACCCGCGCCGCCGCGGCGTGACGCGCGTCAAAGAGCTGCTCGCGAACGGCAACAACGTCTCGTTCGGACACGACGACATATTCGACCCGTGGTACCCGCTCGGAACGGGCAACATGCGCGACGTCATCTTCATGGGCCTCCACGTCTGCCAGATGATGGGCTATCAGGAGATAATGGACTCCTACAGGCTCTGCACCTACAACGCGGCGAAGACGCTGCACCTCTCCGGCTACGGCATAGCCGAGGGCAACGACGCGAGCTTCATAATCCTCGACGGCGACAACTTCTACAACGCGCTTAACAGAAAAGGCGAAGTGCTCCGCTCCTACAACAAAGGCCGCCTCATCGCCTCCGCGGAGCCCGCGAAGAGAGAAATACTTTTCTAG